TATGGCGGGGAGAGAAAGAAGGACGCACAGGGTATTGGTTGCGCTGGTGGGACGAGGGAGAAAATTTGCTGCTGTGGGGTGTAGAACGCTTGGAGCAGGAACGCCAGCAAGTTGAACAAGAACGTCAACGAGCCGAACAAGAACATCAGCGAGCTGAGAAATTAGCAGCCTACCTGCGCTCTCAGGGGATTAACCCAGATGAGATTGAATGAGGCAATTGTCTGTCTCTATTGGTAATCGACAGCTAATTTTCTGTTTGCAACAACCAAAAACCTGTATAAGTCATCCCCGAATCATCGGGTTGTACTAACAAAAAATGCAATCCCTGACTGAGGGATTTGCGTTGTTCATACGTCCGCGCTGCTGTTGCAACCTCTGTATCCTCAAATGTGGCAACAACCCATCGATCAACCAATCCAGCTTCTAGAATTAACCCATCCGGTGCACCCGCGATGTAGTTCAACGAGACAGGTTGAGCATCCTGAAGCCAACGGGCGAGTTGCATTGACTTGCGCCCTCCATCAATAATTACTCCGGGAACCGCTACCGTTGAGGCTAAACCCAGATTGAGGGGTAAGAGAAATTTGGGCATCTGTAAAATCGGGATGGGGCGATCGCCAAATGCTTCCTCAATGTTACCCGCAGGAATAGACGCAAAGCGCCAGCGATCGCCCCAGAGATTTTCTGGTAGTGGCAAGGGTGGCGGTTTATCGATGGCAATGGGATTATAAGCCTCAGCCGTGTAACCGTCCTGCTTAGGGTATTGCGACGCCCGTTCCTGTAACCATTGTTTCAACGTTTTTGTGCCTCGCGTTGGTTCCACTGCGATACTCAATTGCTGCGCTGCCGCTTCCATTAAACTCAGTGACTGGGGGCGAAACACTTGAATCACATCCGGAAACTTGTCACCCGCCGCCTGCCGCAGTTGGGCAACCAGCCAGTTAGCATTAACTTCTGCCTGGGGACACAAAGCTTCATAGGTAAAATGACGAGTTGCATCACAAATTAACAACTCCCACAGCACTTGCCCCGTTGCATCTCGTAGTGGACGCCGATAAAAATCTGCTTGCCAAATCCCCATCTTGTTGCACCTTTAGGTATCCCCAGGTTATCAAGAAATCTATATCCTACAAACTCAATGGCTCAGGTAAATGGCGAACGAAAGGTTATAATGACAAGCCAGCTTACCTCAACGTTGTCAACCCCTCGCTTGTGTGCATTGCCATACCGCTATGAACCCTGATTTGTCTCAATTCGGTACCCAGATGTCCAACCTTACAGGTGTCCGGGCCATTATGAAAGATATTATTGAAACCTTAAAAACAGGTGAGGGGCAGGAGTTTATTAATTTAAGTGCGGGAAATCCGGTGATTTTGCCTGAAGTGGAGCAACTTTGGCGAGATTCTACAGCACAACTGCTAGCCAGTGCGGAATACGGTGAGGTGGTTTGTCGCTATGGATCGAGTCAGGGATATCAGCCGTTAATTGAAGCGATCGCATCTGATTTCAATCAACGCTATGGGCTAAACTTAAGCGATCGCAACATCTT
Above is a window of Microcoleus sp. AS-A8 DNA encoding:
- a CDS encoding Tab2/Atab2 family RNA-binding protein, which encodes MGIWQADFYRRPLRDATGQVLWELLICDATRHFTYEALCPQAEVNANWLVAQLRQAAGDKFPDVIQVFRPQSLSLMEAAAQQLSIAVEPTRGTKTLKQWLQERASQYPKQDGYTAEAYNPIAIDKPPPLPLPENLWGDRWRFASIPAGNIEEAFGDRPIPILQMPKFLLPLNLGLASTVAVPGVIIDGGRKSMQLARWLQDAQPVSLNYIAGAPDGLILEAGLVDRWVVATFEDTEVATAARTYEQRKSLSQGLHFLLVQPDDSGMTYTGFWLLQTEN